One Candidatus Babeliales bacterium DNA window includes the following coding sequences:
- a CDS encoding GNAT family N-acetyltransferase, with the protein MNVKNVLFSFFVVGVFCSQSNLSAAASSFVRAVAQQRRAVTPLYARMYTSSLHDDRIGFVDDYQSKDEQHVVALATKKELALPLFKTSNAVSKVYRVDGVPVAFVNYNRGSLDKLPWYPDFNAEVYHLAVHDDFGGRGIERELLQAAVQDCKKHAVKVVELRTHGWTTEELENLFVQEGFRLDSDEQSNVLWKKDVGVSFGYFMAPHGSNAFWGQFLVRCAVLGVVVLFVVYDEVVNGRASGHSRVDCADDDSGTVE; encoded by the coding sequence ATGAACGTAAAAAACGTATTGTTTAGTTTTTTTGTCGTGGGAGTTTTTTGCTCTCAGAGTAATCTGTCAGCTGCTGCTAGCAGCTTTGTGCGGGCGGTAGCCCAGCAAAGGCGGGCCGTAACTCCACTTTACGCGCGGATGTATACATCGTCGTTGCATGACGACCGAATCGGTTTTGTTGATGACTATCAATCTAAAGATGAACAGCATGTTGTAGCTCTTGCTACCAAGAAAGAACTTGCTCTGCCTTTGTTTAAAACTAGCAATGCCGTGAGCAAAGTATATCGAGTTGATGGTGTTCCTGTTGCTTTTGTCAACTATAACAGAGGTTCTTTGGATAAATTGCCGTGGTATCCAGATTTTAATGCAGAAGTTTATCACTTAGCTGTGCATGATGATTTTGGGGGGCGTGGTATCGAGCGCGAGTTGCTTCAAGCTGCTGTTCAAGATTGCAAAAAACATGCAGTAAAAGTGGTAGAGCTTAGAACGCATGGGTGGACAACTGAAGAACTGGAAAACCTCTTCGTGCAGGAAGGCTTTCGCTTAGATTCAGATGAGCAAAGCAATGTTCTGTGGAAAAAAGACGTGGGGGTTTCGTTTGGTTATTTTATGGCTCCGCATGGTTCTAATGCATTTTGGGGACAGTTTTTAGTGCGTTGTGCTGTTCTAGGAGTAGTGGTTCTTTTTGTTGTTTATGACGAAGTAGTGAATGGTAGGGCTTCTGGCCATTCACGTGTTGATTGTGCCGATGATGATTCAGGCACGGTAGAGTAA
- a CDS encoding GNAT family N-acetyltransferase, producing MNSKNVFFIIFVTIIIFSEQAAHAAAGSLLRLAIRSGCMKSTQHVRTYASSFDKLRTYGHAGFIDDYHPEDEAYIAPIAIKHMFKLTNSSVYQDDAHKAWEQEIAVALSSPAITSKVYRNHDGIPVAFINYEVQEPSSFAKWLPEKLSGSTGHIRHMAVADEHQGCGIGGELLEEAMRVCEEHGVCCIELGTTGYPSKDLVKFYRNAGFRVVKEPGKYSTCSDTKWQKKIRPNLVGLVDDCVDGARLIIWMCTTTAIILVSIKWLTGEKSSIDEKSHDAHVRVDCADDDYVAHDSQAD from the coding sequence ATGAATAGTAAAAACGTATTTTTTATCATTTTTGTAACGATAATTATTTTTAGTGAGCAGGCAGCTCACGCTGCTGCTGGCAGCCTTTTGAGGTTGGCGATACGGAGTGGCTGTATGAAAAGTACTCAGCATGTGCGAACGTATGCATCGTCCTTCGACAAGCTCAGGACATACGGGCATGCTGGTTTTATTGACGATTATCATCCAGAAGATGAAGCATATATTGCTCCTATTGCGATTAAGCATATGTTCAAATTGACCAACAGTTCTGTATATCAGGACGATGCGCACAAGGCGTGGGAGCAGGAAATTGCCGTAGCGCTTAGTTCTCCTGCTATCACGAGCAAAGTATATCGTAATCACGATGGTATACCGGTTGCTTTCATCAACTACGAAGTGCAAGAACCAAGTTCTTTTGCAAAATGGTTGCCAGAGAAATTGAGTGGATCAACGGGACACATCCGTCACATGGCGGTTGCTGATGAGCACCAAGGGTGCGGTATTGGAGGTGAATTGCTCGAAGAGGCAATGCGTGTTTGTGAAGAGCATGGTGTGTGTTGCATTGAACTTGGCACAACGGGATACCCTTCCAAAGATTTGGTAAAATTTTACCGCAACGCTGGTTTTCGTGTAGTAAAAGAGCCTGGCAAATATAGCACGTGTAGTGATACCAAGTGGCAAAAAAAAATACGACCAAACTTGGTTGGTCTTGTTGATGATTGCGTTGATGGTGCCCGTCTCATTATTTGGATGTGCACTACAACGGCTATTATTTTGGTATCGATAAAATGGCTTACCGGTGAAAAATCTAGTATTGACGAAAAGTCTCATGATGCTCATGTACGTGTTGATTGTGCAGATGATGATTATGTTGCTCATGATTCGCAAGCTGATTGA
- a CDS encoding GNAT family N-acetyltransferase, which translates to MKFFIQRCLLFLIGMLLYATSALPAARFGSALRSFSMVVRPMAGVDVYRQADQEAVLAIARKELPSLVSLDLYGYSVERALQEDILGALDDSLDDRYGVVSKVYRDERGTPLGFATLGILPVERAAVLHHLAVDHRYRGQGIASALVRAVLEECLVHPTIDEIVLITLDDHVPPHVKRLYGDTCGFTASKREHGPGYVWSKPLTSPVKEELQLSKRVICQDDDNPDDHKLDLDTMAGIASAVVVTGLLVGRIISDYRDYQEKRVQDDD; encoded by the coding sequence ATGAAATTTTTTATTCAACGCTGTTTATTATTTTTGATTGGTATGCTTTTGTATGCGACAAGCGCACTTCCTGCTGCACGGTTTGGATCGGCGCTGCGATCTTTTTCAATGGTGGTTAGGCCAATGGCTGGCGTTGATGTTTACCGGCAAGCTGACCAAGAAGCAGTGTTGGCAATTGCACGTAAAGAATTACCTTCGTTAGTCAGTCTAGATCTCTATGGCTATTCGGTGGAAAGAGCCTTGCAAGAAGATATTCTTGGTGCGCTTGATGACAGTTTGGATGATCGGTATGGCGTAGTGAGTAAAGTGTATCGTGATGAGCGTGGCACTCCGCTTGGTTTTGCTACGTTGGGTATTCTTCCTGTTGAAAGAGCGGCGGTGCTTCATCATTTGGCGGTTGATCATCGTTATCGTGGGCAAGGGATTGCCAGTGCGCTTGTTCGGGCAGTTCTTGAAGAATGTTTAGTGCATCCAACTATTGATGAGATTGTGTTGATCACGCTTGATGATCATGTGCCACCGCACGTGAAGCGCTTGTACGGCGATACATGTGGTTTTACAGCCTCTAAGCGAGAACATGGGCCAGGATATGTGTGGAGTAAACCACTGACGTCGCCAGTGAAAGAAGAGCTTCAATTAAGTAAACGTGTGATTTGCCAAGATGATGATAACCCGGATGATCATAAGCTGGATTTGGATACCATGGCCGGTATTGCTAGTGCGGTTGTGGTAACGGGGCTGTTGGTGGGGAGAATTATTTCAGATTATCGTGACTATCAAGAGAAGCGAGTTCAAGATGATGATTGA
- a CDS encoding GNAT family N-acetyltransferase encodes MSQSLRHFPFPITTPRLLLRKPCIEDSAAVNAGVEESFNELNQFMPWARQRQTLAETKLFIEQAITNWIVQKSEEPWFPIFMFDRTSQEFIGTTGYHHIEWESMCLQIGYWIRTSKSGQGFMTEAVNALTRYAFEELGMRRVAITCDIKNIRSQKVAERLGFTHEATLEQNRVTVDGQMSDTLVFARYSPAGLPTLEVRW; translated from the coding sequence ATGTCTCAATCACTTCGTCACTTCCCCTTTCCCATCACCACACCACGGCTTTTATTACGAAAGCCTTGTATTGAAGACAGTGCAGCAGTAAACGCTGGCGTTGAAGAATCATTTAACGAACTCAACCAATTTATGCCGTGGGCGCGGCAGCGCCAAACGCTTGCAGAAACCAAACTTTTTATAGAGCAAGCAATAACAAATTGGATTGTACAAAAAAGCGAAGAGCCATGGTTTCCTATTTTTATGTTTGATCGCACCTCACAAGAATTTATTGGCACCACTGGCTATCATCATATTGAATGGGAAAGCATGTGTCTCCAGATTGGTTACTGGATCCGCACGTCAAAAAGTGGCCAAGGCTTTATGACTGAAGCAGTCAATGCGCTCACCCGCTATGCGTTTGAAGAACTTGGCATGCGCCGCGTTGCTATTACCTGCGACATAAAAAATATTCGTAGCCAAAAAGTTGCCGAGCGGCTCGGCTTTACGCATGAAGCAACCTTAGAACAAAACCGTGTAACTGTTGATGGGCAGATGAGCGATACGCTTGTTTTTGCGCGCTACTCACCAGCAGGCCTGCCCACACTTGAAGTACGTTGGTAA
- a CDS encoding nucleotidyl transferase AbiEii/AbiGii toxin family protein, which yields MTLETATHRNILIHILKDIYTDTTIGPFLGFKGGTAAYLFYDLSRFSVDLDFDLLDPTKESQVFEHIKTILKEYGTVKEAREKRYSLFFLLSYHDKLHNAYNIKVEINRRNFGSRYEIKSYLGISMKVMIREDMVAHKMVAMIERIGKTNRDIFDTWFFLKNNWPVNEEIIKKRTDLSMKQFLQKCMTELESMSDRSILSGIGELLDEKQKAWAKTKLRSETIFLLKVKLESL from the coding sequence ATGACGTTAGAAACCGCTACGCACAGAAATATCCTTATTCATATTTTAAAAGACATTTATACTGACACAACAATCGGCCCATTCTTGGGCTTTAAAGGTGGAACCGCCGCTTATTTGTTTTATGATCTTTCCCGATTTTCAGTCGATTTAGATTTTGATTTACTCGACCCAACAAAAGAAAGCCAGGTTTTTGAGCACATAAAAACCATTCTTAAAGAATACGGCACCGTCAAAGAAGCCCGAGAAAAACGCTACAGTCTCTTTTTTCTCCTTTCGTATCACGACAAACTCCACAATGCTTACAACATAAAAGTTGAAATTAATCGTAGAAATTTTGGATCACGATACGAAATAAAGTCTTACCTTGGCATTTCTATGAAAGTTATGATCAGAGAAGATATGGTTGCTCATAAAATGGTTGCAATGATCGAACGCATTGGAAAAACAAATCGGGATATTTTTGATACTTGGTTCTTTTTAAAAAATAATTGGCCAGTCAACGAAGAGATTATTAAAAAAAGAACCGATCTTTCAATGAAACAGTTTTTGCAGAAATGTATGACAGAACTTGAATCAATGAGTGACCGCAGCATACTTTCTGGAATTGGTGAATTGCTAGATGAAAAACAAAAAGCTTGGGCAAAGACAAAATTGCGTAGCGAGACAATTTTTTTGCTTAAAGTAAAACTGGAATCGTTGTAA
- a CDS encoding deoxynucleoside kinase, translating to MNKKIFFFTTTYLFFISLTATTPPCFFIEGATGVGKTTFVQLLEKNLPNVTAVYEPVETFFDVNGAGNMLELFWSNPQRWTFTTNAYISLMHLQAAENRIKDTTASVAFVDRSLYADCYVYGKMAHLQGTMNDLEWEILQQLTNWLGTNGITRPRGFIYLQTSPQTALDRVRARSRTGEEVLSLQYEELLDTFYREWFVEQKDIPSSLAQVPVLIIDATQNFKDDPIVQQQCIDQVKAFIEKLL from the coding sequence ATGAACAAAAAAATATTCTTTTTCACCACCACCTACCTCTTCTTCATATCACTAACGGCCACCACACCACCCTGCTTTTTCATTGAAGGTGCAACCGGTGTTGGCAAAACAACCTTTGTTCAATTGCTTGAAAAAAACCTGCCCAACGTTACCGCCGTTTACGAACCAGTTGAAACATTTTTTGATGTTAATGGCGCTGGGAATATGCTTGAACTTTTTTGGAGCAACCCACAACGCTGGACATTTACCACCAATGCGTACATCAGCCTCATGCACCTGCAAGCAGCTGAAAACAGGATAAAAGATACAACAGCATCGGTAGCATTCGTTGATCGTTCGTTGTATGCCGATTGTTATGTTTATGGAAAAATGGCCCACCTGCAAGGCACCATGAATGATCTTGAATGGGAAATTTTACAACAACTTACCAACTGGCTTGGTACCAACGGTATCACCCGGCCACGCGGCTTTATTTATTTACAAACAAGCCCACAAACGGCACTTGACCGCGTTCGAGCGCGCAGCAGAACAGGCGAAGAGGTACTTTCACTGCAGTACGAAGAACTGCTCGACACCTTTTACCGCGAATGGTTTGTTGAACAAAAAGATATACCAAGCTCGCTTGCGCAGGTGCCCGTGTTGATTATTGACGCCACACAAAATTTTAAAGATGATCCAATTGTTCAGCAACAGTGCATTGATCAAGTTAAAGCGTTTATAGAAAAACTTTTGTAG
- a CDS encoding restriction endonuclease codes for MEKTVYITKASGEREPFSQEKYCQSLQRAGADPELIQKVCADVKPLMHEGMTTHELYQLTHQLLGKKQQRAVAGRYHFRQAIMALGPSGFPFEHYVAELLKRQGYQVVVGQVVMGKCVSHEVDIIAIKDHDRFIMECKFHHAVGARCSIQTALYVKARYEDILARNHNNDFSGTWLVTNAKISTVAIQYGLCVGMKLLAWDYPQNNGLERIVDQLGLHPITCLSSLPKSAIEELLREGIVLCLDVHNHKDLLRRLHLSDERVSDILRECDEISRTQK; via the coding sequence ATGGAAAAAACTGTTTATATAACAAAAGCATCCGGCGAGCGCGAACCATTTTCGCAAGAAAAATATTGTCAATCGCTGCAACGTGCAGGCGCAGACCCCGAACTGATTCAAAAAGTATGTGCAGACGTTAAGCCATTAATGCACGAGGGCATGACCACGCACGAACTCTATCAACTCACGCATCAATTGTTGGGCAAAAAGCAACAACGCGCTGTGGCAGGGCGCTACCACTTTAGACAAGCAATTATGGCACTGGGGCCCAGCGGATTCCCGTTTGAACACTATGTTGCCGAACTGTTGAAACGGCAAGGTTACCAAGTTGTCGTTGGCCAAGTCGTTATGGGCAAATGCGTTTCGCACGAGGTTGATATTATTGCAATCAAAGATCATGATCGTTTTATTATGGAATGCAAATTTCATCATGCTGTGGGCGCACGTTGCTCAATTCAGACGGCGCTGTATGTTAAAGCGCGTTATGAAGATATTTTGGCGCGCAACCACAACAATGATTTTTCTGGCACGTGGCTGGTGACCAATGCAAAAATTAGCACGGTTGCAATTCAGTACGGCCTGTGCGTGGGCATGAAGTTGCTCGCGTGGGATTACCCACAAAATAATGGGCTTGAACGGATTGTTGACCAGTTGGGGCTGCACCCCATCACCTGCCTTTCTTCACTGCCCAAAAGCGCTATTGAAGAACTTTTGCGTGAAGGGATTGTGTTATGCCTTGATGTGCATAATCATAAAGATTTATTGCGCAGGCTACATTTGAGTGATGAGCGGGTGAGTGATATTTTGCGTGAGTGTGACGAAATTTCCCGAACACAAAAGTAA
- a CDS encoding DNA starvation/stationary phase protection protein has product MKKYKKSFLFIVFGITSYFATQAMLNNEKEREPVLKEQRDMKELEPNIGIEKEDRTRSISILNEVLSNTSVLLFQTLNYHWNLVGPQFNDYHKLLDGQYHELFSRLDDIAERIRAIGGIAVASMSEMAKNASLKEDTDNIPQPTDMIKNLLQQHESLIRMIRSGIEKTTKDVGTNNFLTDLIEKHEKTAWMLRSLIAR; this is encoded by the coding sequence ATGAAAAAATATAAAAAAAGTTTTTTGTTTATCGTATTTGGTATCACAAGCTATTTTGCAACACAAGCAATGCTTAATAATGAAAAAGAAAGGGAACCTGTGTTGAAAGAACAACGCGACATGAAAGAACTTGAGCCAAATATCGGGATTGAAAAAGAAGATCGAACACGTTCTATCAGCATACTCAATGAAGTGCTTTCTAATACTTCTGTTTTATTATTCCAAACACTAAATTACCACTGGAATTTAGTCGGCCCACAATTTAACGATTATCATAAACTTCTGGATGGCCAATACCACGAACTCTTTTCTCGCCTCGACGATATTGCAGAACGTATCCGTGCCATTGGCGGTATTGCAGTTGCTTCAATGTCAGAAATGGCAAAAAATGCTAGCTTAAAAGAAGATACCGACAACATTCCACAACCAACAGATATGATTAAAAATTTATTACAACAACACGAAAGTTTGATACGAATGATACGTTCCGGCATTGAAAAAACAACCAAAGATGTTGGTACCAACAATTTTCTCACAGACTTAATTGAGAAACACGAAAAGACAGCATGGATGCTGCGATCATTAATTGCGCGCTAA
- a CDS encoding ABC transporter permease, translating to MNNKTRAHSATIFFKLLGTRLQIASHQLRAKLVNIQIWSICTLVIFGHVMQTFGLAGDFGLFQLAGIIATAGLFENYSNIATIIMDFAGERSIGYYLTLPVQPSVVLFSSACAYATIGTLLSLSMLVVGKILFFASFNLAAVAWCKLIAITVLSNLFYGMLALAIAAHVGKVAKIGNVWSRFIFPLWFLGGFQFSWAAMHKAWPPLAYGLLANPITYIMEGTRAALLGQQDFFSWWTCMGMLTLFTLACWCAVYNRMKKQLDFV from the coding sequence ATGAATAATAAAACTAGAGCACACTCTGCTACTATTTTTTTTAAACTGCTGGGCACACGCTTACAGATAGCGAGCCATCAATTACGTGCAAAGTTGGTCAATATCCAAATTTGGTCAATTTGTACGCTGGTAATTTTTGGACACGTGATGCAAACGTTTGGTCTTGCAGGCGATTTTGGTTTGTTTCAACTTGCGGGCATCATTGCAACAGCCGGCTTATTTGAAAACTACAGCAACATTGCAACCATTATCATGGACTTTGCTGGCGAGCGCAGCATTGGGTACTATCTGACTCTGCCGGTACAACCATCAGTCGTGCTTTTTAGCTCGGCATGTGCGTACGCAACCATTGGAACACTGTTGAGTCTTTCAATGCTGGTAGTAGGAAAGATACTCTTTTTTGCAAGTTTTAACTTGGCAGCTGTTGCCTGGTGCAAGCTGATTGCCATCACGGTGCTTTCAAACCTATTTTACGGAATGTTGGCACTTGCTATTGCCGCACATGTTGGCAAAGTTGCAAAGATTGGCAACGTCTGGTCACGCTTCATTTTCCCGCTGTGGTTTTTGGGCGGGTTCCAGTTTTCGTGGGCAGCTATGCACAAGGCATGGCCACCGCTTGCCTACGGGCTGTTGGCAAACCCCATTACCTACATTATGGAAGGAACACGTGCCGCATTGCTTGGCCAACAAGATTTCTTTTCTTGGTGGACCTGCATGGGAATGCTGACGCTGTTTACGCTTGCATGCTGGTGTGCGGTTTATAATCGCATGAAAAAGCAGCTTGATTTTGTCTAA
- a CDS encoding ABC transporter ATP-binding protein, whose product MKKVLLRLKNVKKRYGTKQALKGVTLDIYEGEILGLLGVNGAGKTTLSSIIATSHPATEGDIEFEGTSIYNDIISYRFQLGFCPQKPNLNPSLTLEQNLRLSGSYYQLSKEQIDQRLNELVEQFELAPYLHQKATVLSGGYKQRFMIARSLMHNPKLLLLDEPTVALDPHIRRQLWETIKNLKKLGTTVILTTHYLDEAEALSDRVCVLDQGQIKLIETPDKLKADFNMNNLEDVFIALMQQNTDENK is encoded by the coding sequence ATGAAAAAAGTATTACTACGTTTAAAAAACGTAAAAAAACGTTATGGCACCAAGCAAGCTTTAAAGGGCGTAACGTTAGACATTTACGAAGGCGAAATTTTGGGCCTGTTGGGCGTAAATGGCGCAGGGAAAACAACCCTGTCTTCAATTATTGCAACATCGCACCCAGCAACCGAAGGTGATATCGAGTTTGAAGGTACGTCAATTTATAACGACATCATTTCATACCGCTTTCAACTTGGTTTTTGCCCACAAAAGCCTAACCTAAACCCGTCGCTCACCCTTGAACAAAACTTACGGTTGTCGGGAAGTTATTATCAACTTTCCAAGGAACAGATTGATCAACGGCTTAATGAGCTGGTTGAACAATTTGAACTAGCACCGTATTTGCATCAAAAGGCAACGGTCCTTTCAGGCGGTTACAAGCAACGGTTTATGATTGCGCGCAGTTTGATGCACAATCCAAAGCTGTTATTGCTTGACGAGCCAACGGTTGCACTTGACCCACACATCCGCCGACAACTGTGGGAAACCATTAAAAACCTTAAAAAGTTGGGCACCACCGTGATTTTGACCACACACTATTTGGATGAAGCGGAAGCGCTTTCCGACCGTGTGTGCGTTTTGGATCAGGGACAAATCAAGCTGATTGAAACGCCCGATAAACTTAAGGCCGATTTTAATATGAATAATCTTGAAGATGTTTTTATTGCGCTCATGCAACAAAACACTGACGAAAACAAATAA
- a CDS encoding flavin reductase family protein — protein MKKKILPLSKVYQLLEPGPVVLVSTVRKGVPNIMTMSWHMMVDFEPPLVAIVMSNRNYSFKNLSTSKECVINIPSVELAKTVVGIGNTCGSKVNKFEKFGLTAVPASLVDVPMVGECFANLECKVVDTKMAEKYNIFILEVVKGWVSVGKKRVRTIHHQGNGVFVVDGEVIRLRSGKK, from the coding sequence ATGAAGAAAAAAATACTGCCATTATCTAAGGTTTATCAGCTGCTTGAGCCAGGCCCTGTGGTGCTGGTTTCTACGGTGCGTAAGGGCGTGCCCAACATTATGACCATGTCGTGGCACATGATGGTAGACTTTGAACCGCCGCTGGTTGCAATAGTCATGAGCAACCGCAATTATTCGTTTAAAAATTTGAGCACGAGCAAAGAGTGCGTGATCAACATACCCAGTGTTGAGCTGGCCAAAACGGTGGTGGGCATTGGGAATACTTGTGGCTCAAAAGTTAATAAGTTTGAAAAGTTTGGACTGACTGCTGTGCCGGCAAGCCTAGTTGACGTGCCCATGGTTGGTGAGTGCTTTGCAAATTTGGAATGTAAAGTTGTTGATACCAAGATGGCTGAGAAATATAATATTTTTATTTTGGAAGTTGTGAAGGGCTGGGTGAGTGTGGGGAAGAAACGCGTGCGGACCATTCACCATCAAGGCAATGGAGTTTTTGTTGTTGATGGGGAGGTGATTAGGTTGAGGTCGGGGAAGAAGTAG
- a CDS encoding HNH endonuclease, whose product MPPRAIKTIEDLIYYQYAKIIAASAGINTYAFIMDRKAKLSSGEIKMSDVLREIKMQMSGKPKACEYCQSTENLSWDHIIPRAKGGLDTAENGAWACRSCNSSKGSKGIYGVVRAETKRCCSALDCWQVPKVAL is encoded by the coding sequence ATGCCACCTCGCGCTATCAAAACCATTGAAGACCTGATCTATTACCAATACGCCAAAATCATTGCTGCATCCGCAGGAATTAATACTTACGCATTTATCATGGACAGAAAAGCAAAACTTTCTTCAGGCGAGATAAAAATGAGTGACGTCTTGCGTGAAATAAAAATGCAAATGTCCGGTAAACCAAAAGCCTGTGAATATTGCCAGTCAACAGAAAACCTTTCATGGGACCATATTATCCCTCGCGCAAAAGGTGGCCTAGACACGGCTGAGAACGGCGCTTGGGCTTGCCGCTCATGCAATTCATCAAAAGGCAGCAAAGGTATTTACGGAGTGGTACGGGCTGAAACGAAAAGATGCTGTTCCGCGCTTGATTGCTGGCAAGTACCTAAAGTTGCTTTATGA
- a CDS encoding alpha/beta hydrolase — protein MNKQLISMLATLILTASMQAAENFFLVADQLDQPRQLAIPADTPYPHFRAQPQHHTLWSPSDPNLRIPITFFDNNSDTIVILGQGLPAPKESMLGHAYLFDCDVIMFDYRWNQSYRTFLLKALASGCPTQRILHDEEQEVRTVLNFIRTRKKYKRVVGLGECYSTYLFAKVQADERRAGRPGFTHLILDSPWHSLRSFAESICKDPLLPLSPGKGGAPRALKAVTSCPPVKRMILATTFAFLNDVCIEQYLTQLTIPVLFIYGRNDLFVPKKHYDKIWIATPRALRAALITPYCHSGNLRPESEELYRRVCERFIESDSIAQFLELC, from the coding sequence GTGAACAAACAACTAATTTCTATGCTTGCAACACTCATACTCACCGCGAGCATGCAGGCGGCTGAAAATTTTTTCCTGGTGGCCGACCAGCTGGACCAACCACGCCAACTCGCCATCCCGGCCGACACGCCCTACCCACATTTTCGTGCCCAGCCACAGCATCACACACTCTGGTCACCATCTGACCCAAACCTGCGCATCCCCATTACTTTTTTTGATAACAACAGCGACACAATTGTGATACTAGGCCAAGGTCTTCCAGCACCAAAAGAATCTATGCTTGGCCACGCGTACCTTTTTGACTGCGACGTCATTATGTTCGATTACCGCTGGAATCAATCGTACAGAACATTTTTGCTTAAAGCACTTGCCTCTGGCTGCCCAACACAGCGCATTTTGCACGACGAAGAGCAAGAAGTACGCACCGTGCTCAACTTTATTCGCACGCGAAAAAAGTACAAACGCGTTGTTGGGCTGGGCGAATGCTACAGCACCTACCTCTTTGCCAAAGTGCAAGCAGACGAACGACGCGCAGGCCGCCCAGGCTTTACCCATCTCATTCTAGACAGCCCGTGGCACTCACTGCGCTCCTTTGCCGAAAGCATATGCAAAGACCCTCTGCTGCCACTTTCACCAGGAAAAGGAGGCGCGCCCAGAGCGCTCAAAGCGGTTACCAGCTGCCCACCTGTTAAGCGAATGATCTTGGCCACTACATTTGCTTTTTTGAACGATGTTTGCATCGAACAATATCTTACCCAGCTCACCATTCCCGTTTTGTTCATTTATGGCCGCAATGATCTGTTTGTGCCAAAAAAGCACTATGACAAAATTTGGATCGCAACACCACGCGCGCTTCGCGCCGCATTAATCACGCCGTACTGCCACAGCGGCAATTTGAGGCCAGAATCTGAAGAGTTGTACCGCCGGGTCTGCGAGCGGTTCATTGAGTCTGACTCAATAGCTCAGTTTCTTGAGCTGTGCTGA
- a CDS encoding nuclear transport factor 2 family protein produces the protein MTNKEIARAYYTAMGEKNITAMAQYLDKNVQLVGPLGTRSGKDAVLQAIEKHLAFFYMLTIHVVVAEHEHVMMTIDMKFPAPVDTLQTAVHLTLHNELITHIELFFDASKFGTHTE, from the coding sequence ATGACTAACAAAGAAATAGCACGCGCTTATTACACCGCAATGGGAGAAAAAAACATTACCGCCATGGCCCAATATCTGGACAAAAACGTTCAGTTGGTTGGCCCGCTGGGCACTCGCAGCGGAAAAGATGCCGTGCTTCAAGCAATAGAAAAGCACTTGGCGTTTTTTTATATGCTGACTATTCACGTTGTTGTTGCTGAACATGAACATGTCATGATGACCATTGATATGAAATTTCCTGCACCAGTTGATACCTTGCAAACAGCAGTACATCTGACGCTGCATAATGAATTGATTACCCACATTGAACTATTTTTTGATGCCAGCAAGTTTGGTACACACACAGAATAA
- a CDS encoding TetR/AcrR family transcriptional regulator — protein MAIRKKRVYDSTSRDAQAAQTRQRILEMAQKLFQAEGFECVTIEKLAQEADVSMPTIYALFKSKRGIVHALMEQAMPAEQHEAIVVKIYQEKSVHKRLALAAKIARQMYDAERAHMALFRGAAALAPELKKLEAALEKRRYKRLEKTIEIMTEEKSIMRGLSAEKAHDILWAFTGRDMYRLLIVERGWGSGEYEKWLAQVLLKVLVGE, from the coding sequence ATGGCAATTCGTAAAAAGAGAGTTTATGACTCAACCAGTCGCGATGCACAAGCTGCGCAAACGCGGCAACGCATTCTTGAGATGGCACAAAAGTTATTTCAGGCCGAAGGTTTTGAGTGCGTGACTATTGAAAAGTTGGCACAAGAAGCCGATGTTTCAATGCCTACTATTTATGCGCTTTTTAAATCCAAGCGCGGCATTGTGCACGCGCTCATGGAGCAGGCAATGCCGGCCGAGCAGCATGAAGCGATTGTGGTAAAAATTTATCAAGAAAAATCGGTGCATAAGCGTTTGGCGTTGGCGGCAAAAATTGCGCGGCAGATGTATGACGCTGAGCGTGCGCACATGGCTCTTTTTCGTGGTGCTGCAGCGCTAGCACCTGAGCTTAAAAAGCTTGAGGCGGCGTTAGAGAAACGACGGTACAAGCGGCTTGAAAAGACGATTGAGATTATGACAGAAGAGAAATCGATTATGCGGGGGTTGAGTGCCGAAAAAGCGCATGATATTTTGTGGGCGTTTACCGGACGGGATATGTATCGTTTGTTGATTGTTGAGCGGGGGTGGGGGTCTGGGGAGTATGAGAAATGGTTGGCGCAAGTTTTATTAAAAGTTTTGGTTGGTGAGTAA